The following coding sequences are from one Ornithodoros turicata isolate Travis chromosome 1, ASM3712646v1, whole genome shotgun sequence window:
- the LOC135377201 gene encoding NFX1-type zinc finger-containing protein 1-like: MLGRQRVLSHPDFRTLPVVPASEELLARELPHLTPNRVRGSYNSTEHYLDVQFRLLREDFVRPLREGIRECARAQEVRGYRYRKEIFHKLDGVNVHSGVVVISSSVNADGRVYVVQFDASSFSKILWKGTRRFIPGSLLCFSKDNFETIQVATVSRATPSMLGRGVVEVTFWNCSCAVTGQFVVLESIAYFEGYRHVFQALQNTHVLPLEKYIVGAESVVFHPSYVNNWTTFDITCLLETPGGTRRKVTLLDRDSWPKAEELQLDSSQLEALQYALTHELGVIQGPPGTGKTYMGLKIVQTLLENDAVWGDDQGPILVVCYTNRALDQFLEGVLQFTKLVTRMGGGCKNNALKMYHVNKKCKRTHAGRQSSEALRKHLERVKTLSTLSQTVLSVPEEEDVVKLLMHVMSKACCRSFFQAVFDEHSFCQVFRVWLRLEQTKALFLNQCSKKDTSSVHKAIKGFNMRDLDTSSWEAHLRIIIKEGDRATGDDHVEDVWTLRSRERWKLYRYWVDNLTSVIDTFQTSEMTTMEDVQERMAHSRLMADLSVLRASKVIGMTTTCAAKYQALLREVQPRIVIVEEAAEVLEAHVVTSLAPQTQHVILIGDHQQLRPPTNVQELSIRYKMDVSLFERMLINGVGVKQLCVQHRMRPDFARLLTPRFYPTLEPHPCVERYEDIEGMTTNMFFFNHSSPERRNSGRSYSNVFEAKFLVNLCRYLLAQGYQPSQITLLTPYMGQKKLLERTANTYHELTAVAITVVDNFQGEENDIILLSLVRSNETGETGFVQVANRICVLLSRARMGFYCVGNMTLLSEASNLWRDIVDDLKYRGLVGCELKLRCRRHSNSTAVVRTPEDFP, from the exons ATGCTGGGTAGACAACGTGTGTTGTCCCACCCGGACTTCAGAACTCTCCCAGTCGTTCCAGCATCTGAAGAGTTGCTAGCCAGAGAATTGCCTCATTTGACGCCTAATCGTGTCCGTGGGTCGTATAATAGCACGGAGCACTATCTGGACGTCCAGTTTAGGCTGCTTCGTGAGGATTTCGTCCGTCCGCTCCGGGAAGGGATAAGGGAGTGCGCACGGGCACAGGAAGTCCGTGGATATAGATACAG GAAAGAAATATTCCACAAGTTGGACGGCGTCAACGTCCATTCCGGCGTTGTCGTCATTTCCTCTTCCGTCAACGCAGATGGAAGGGTATACGTTGTGCAGTTCGACGCCTCGAGCTTCTCAAAGATACTCTGGAAGGGAACGAGGCGCTTCATTCCCGGATCGCTTCTTTGCTTCAGTAAGGACAACTTCGAGACAATCCAGGTGGCTACGGTGTCTCGTGCCACTCCAAGTATGCTCGGCAGAGGCGTCGTTGAAGTCACATTCTGGAATTGTAGCTGCGCAGTCACGGGCCAGTTTGTTGTTCTGGAAAGCATTGCATACTTCGAGGGTTATCGTCATGTATTCCAGGCTCTGCAAAACACGCACGTTCTTCCACTGGAAAAGTACATCGTAG GAGCGGAATCTGTCGTTTTCCATCCAAGTTACGTGAATAATTGGACGACGTTCGACATAACGTGTCTCCTAGAGACACCTGGTGGTACCCGCCGAAAGGTGACCCTCCTCGACCGAGACAGCTGGCCAAAGGCGGAAGAACTCCAACTGGACAGCTCCCAACTGGAGGCTCTTCAATACGCGCTAACCCATGAACTAGGCGTTATACAGGGACCTCCGGGAACGGGAAAGACCTACATGGGTTTGAAGATTGTTCAGACGCTGCTGGAGAACGACGCTGTATGGGGTGACGACCAAGGTCCCATCTTGGTGGTCTGTTATACAAATCGCGCCCTGGATCAGTTTCTGGAAGGCGTGCTTCAGTTCACGAAACTTGTTACGAGGATGGGCGGTGGATGTAAGAACAACGCCTTGAAAATGTATCATGTCAATAAGAAGTGTAAACGGACACACGCTGGTCGGCAGTCGTCTGAAGCTCTACGGAAGCACCTTGAACGAGTGAAG ACGCTTTCAACATTGTCACAGACCGTCTTGTCCGTACCTGAGGAAGAGGACGTTGTAAAACTGCTTATGCATGTCATGAGCAAGGCGTGCTGCCGGTCCTTCTTCCAAGCGGTGTTCGACGAGCATTCCTTCTGTCAAGTGTTCAGGGTGTGGTTGCGCCTGGAACAAACGAAAGCACTCTTCCTGAATCAATGCAGCAAAAAGGACACGTCATCG GTGCACAAAGCTATAAAAGGATTCAACATGCGGGACCTGGACACAAGCTCTTGGGAAGCACATCTGCGCATCATCATCAAGGAGGGCGATCGAGCCACAGGAGACGATCACGTCGAGGACGTCTGGACACTACGATCTCGAGAGCGCTGGAAACTGTATCGATACTGGGTCGACAACCTGACTTCTGTGATTGACACCTTTCAAACTTCTGAGATGACAACAATGGAAGATGTGCAAGAGCGCATGGCGCACTCCAGACTAATGGCTGACCTATCGGTCCTTAGGGCGTCCAAG GTCATTGGAATGACAACAACGTGCGCGGCTAAGTACCAGGCTCTCCTCCGCGAGGTGCAACCGCGCATCGTCATCGTGGAAGAGGCAGCCGAAGTACTCGAAGCTCACGTGGTGACAAGTTTGGCTCCGCAAACTCAGCATGTGATCCTCATCGGGGACCACCAGCAGTTGCGTCCGCCCACGAATGTACAAGAACTGTCAATCAG ATACAAGATGGACGTGTCTCTTTTCGAAAGAATGCTTATCAACGGCGTGGGTGTCAAACAGCTCTGCGTTCAACATCGCATGAGGCCGGACTTCGCCCGCCTTCTCACGCCACGATTCTACCCTACTTTGGAGCCCCACCCGTGCGTGGAACGATACGAAGACATTGAGGGTATGACCACGAACATGTTCTTCTTCAATCACTCCTCCCCAGAACGGAGAAATTCTGGCAGAAGCTATAGCAACGTTTTCGAGGCAAAGTTTCTTGTCAACCTCTGCAGATACCTGCTTGCTCAGGGTTACCAACCTTCTCAAATCACTTTGCTCACGCCGTACATGGGTCAGAAGAAGCTTCTAGAGCGCACAGCTAATACATATCACGAGCTGACCGCGGTGGCCATCACAGTAGTGGATAATTTCCAAGGAGAAGAGAACGACATCATCCTCTTGTCCCTGGTTCGCTCCAACGAAACTGGGGAAACCGGTTTTGTTCAAGTGGCGAACCGAATTTGTGTCCTCCTGTCCAGGGCTCGTATGGGATTTTACTGCGTAGGCAATATGACCTTACTGAGCGAGGCGTCCAACTTATGGAGAGACATCGTTGACGACCTCAAATATCGTGGTCTGGTCGGATGCGAACTGAAGTTACGGTGCAGGAGACACTCGAACAGCACGGCAGTAGTAAGAACACCAGAGGACTTTCCT